The Accipiter gentilis chromosome 14, bAccGen1.1, whole genome shotgun sequence genome contains a region encoding:
- the LOC126045911 gene encoding CMP-N-acetylneuraminate-beta-galactosamide-alpha-2,3-sialyltransferase 2-like — protein sequence MLCQRRTHVVLALCLLLVLWQCFRAPTDGLSPFPWAPSRLNAPAACCTPGANSSTWFNSRYNMAMEPLLTGAAHELSSDVVQWWLTLQGPQSGTQLQAIIQQLFTVLRAPTSSVWDPSCCRTCAVVGNSGRLKGSGHGLQIDAHDWVLRMNRAKIAGFELDVGMRTTHHFMYPESAVDLRPGVHLVLVPFKPLDLQWVASAFSTGELTHTYVRVKQFIEADRNKVLILSPAFLKYIHDNWTQHHGRYPSTGFTALLFALHACQQVSVFGFGADSEGNWHHYWEKNRWSGAFRRTRVHDADIEFSIIKTLAAEGRILFYK from the exons GGCCTCAGCCCCTTCCCTTGGGCTCCCTCCCGCCTCAATGcccctgctgcctgctgcactCCTGGTGCCAACAGCTCCACATGGTTCAACTCCCGCTACAACATGGCCATGGAGCCTCTGCTGACGGGCGCAGCCCACGAACTCTCCTCTGATGTGGTTCAGTGGTGGCTG ACGCTGCAGGGTCCCCAGAGTGGCACCCAGCTCCAGGCCATAATTCAGCAGCTCTTCACTGTCCTCCGGGCCCCGACCAGCAGTGTGTGGGACCCATCTTGCTGCAGGACTTGTGCGGTGGTGGGGAACTCGGGGCGGCTGAAGGGGTCTGGCCATGGACTACAGATCGATGCCCATGACTGGGTGCTGAG GATGAACAGAGCAAAGATCGCTGGCTTTGAACTGGATGTTGGCATGAGAACCACCCATCACTTCATGTACCCGGAGAGTGCAGTGGACCTCAGGCCCGGCGTCCACCTTGTTCTTGTCCCCTTCAAGCCACTAGACCTGCAGTGGGTGGCCAGCGCCTTCTCTACTGGAGAGCTCACACA CACATATGTGAGAGTGAAACAGTTCATTGAAGCTGACAGAAACAAG GTGCTGATCCTGAGCCCAGCTTTCCTCAAGTACATCCATGACAACTGGACACAGCACCACGGGCGGTACCCCTCCACCGGCTTCACAGCCCTGCTCTTCGCCTTGCATGCCTGCCAGCAG GTCTCCGTGTTTGGCTTTGGCGCAGACAGTGAAGGGAACTGGCACCACTACTGGGAGAAAAACCGCTGGTCTGGAGCCTTTCGCAGGACGAGGGTCCACGATGCTGACATCGAATTCAGCATCATCAAGACATTGGCAGCTGAAGGCAGGATTTTATTCTACAAATGA